One Fontisphaera persica DNA window includes the following coding sequences:
- a CDS encoding glycosyltransferase family 4 protein, whose protein sequence is MDSSSQLTVAYVAGCAPDDVRHWSGTAHYIGKSLQKAGLNVRHLGPFRAPGHWWRHCKYHFYRHFLGQTYLALYDLKRARALGRAVSAAVAQTQAQVVLGSFGDHLAYLDTHLPLVVWTDGTFIRLRGFYPDYQNLCAATLRAGEWIDRTVFQRCRLAVFSSDWAAESALRHYHLNPERVHVIPFGANLECSRTLADIEELIAARPESPCRLLFVGRIWERKGGDLAMAVASRLNAMGLPTELTLVGSRPPQAHDLPPYIKEAGFLDKSTAEGRARLERLFGESHFLLLPTRAEAYGIVFCEAASFGLPSMATAVGGVPSIIREGLNGHTFPPSAGPDEYAGQIERLMRRYHEYRRLARNSFLEYQRRLNWPTAAQRMRALLEKITGQG, encoded by the coding sequence TACATCGGCAAGTCACTCCAAAAAGCCGGACTGAACGTGCGGCATTTGGGGCCTTTTCGCGCCCCGGGCCATTGGTGGCGGCATTGCAAGTATCATTTCTACCGCCATTTCCTGGGCCAAACGTACCTGGCGCTTTATGACTTGAAACGGGCCAGGGCCTTGGGACGGGCTGTCTCTGCCGCCGTAGCCCAAACGCAGGCGCAGGTGGTGCTAGGCTCCTTTGGCGACCACCTGGCCTATTTGGACACCCACCTGCCGCTGGTGGTGTGGACTGATGGCACTTTCATCCGCCTGCGGGGTTTTTATCCGGATTACCAAAATCTCTGCGCCGCCACCCTCCGGGCCGGCGAATGGATTGACCGTACCGTCTTCCAACGCTGCCGCCTGGCCGTCTTTTCCTCGGACTGGGCGGCGGAGAGCGCGCTGCGGCATTACCACTTGAACCCCGAAAGGGTGCATGTGATTCCCTTCGGCGCCAACCTCGAATGCTCCCGGACGCTGGCCGACATCGAGGAACTCATCGCCGCCCGCCCGGAGTCCCCCTGCCGCCTGCTTTTTGTGGGGCGCATCTGGGAGCGGAAAGGTGGCGACCTGGCCATGGCCGTGGCCAGCCGCTTGAATGCCATGGGCCTGCCCACCGAGTTGACGCTGGTGGGCAGCCGCCCGCCTCAGGCGCATGACTTGCCACCGTACATCAAGGAAGCGGGATTCCTGGATAAAAGCACAGCGGAAGGGCGGGCCAGATTGGAGCGGCTGTTTGGGGAATCGCATTTCCTGCTGCTGCCCACGCGCGCCGAGGCCTACGGCATCGTGTTTTGTGAGGCGGCCTCCTTTGGCCTGCCGAGCATGGCCACCGCGGTGGGCGGCGTGCCCTCAATCATCCGGGAGGGATTAAACGGCCACACCTTTCCGCCCAGCGCCGGGCCGGACGAGTATGCTGGTCAAATTGAGCGCCTGATGCGCCGTTACCACGAGTATCGCAGGCTGGCGCGCAATTCGTTTCTGGAGTACCAGCGCCGGCTCAATTGGCCCACCGCCGCGCAACGCATGCGC